GCGAATCCACCTCGATCCCGAGATCCGCAGCGGCAAGCCCGTCATCAAGGGCACCCGGATCACCGTCTACGACATCCTGGAATACCTGGCCTCCGGGATGTCGCACGAGGAAATCCTCGCTGATTTCCCTGATCTCGCCGCGGAAGACATCCGCGCCGCGCTCCTCTTCGCGGCCGACCGGGAGCGCCGGCTGTTCTCCATCCCGTAAGGAATTCCTGCGGCGGGGGGATAACCGCGCGCCCGTTCACGTCGTGGGGAAGCGGCCGGCGTACTTGCCGATCCACTCCGCAGCCGCCTCCTGCGCGGTGAGCACCCGCCCCTCGCGCTCCTCCACTTCCTTCCGGTAGCGCTCGATCGAGCACACCTGCTCCACCATCCGGGCGCGGAACGCGTCGCTGGAGTCCAGGAACTGGGCGCCGATGCAGTAGCGGCCTCCCTCGGGAGTGGACCACACCACGCGGGCGTTCGCCTCGAAGGGAGGCTCCACCTCGGTGATCCGGATGCCGACCGTGCTCCCGGGCTCGAGGTCGCAGTCGGAGGTGAACGAGAGGCCGCCCACGCTCACGTTCACGCTCTGCTGCGTGCGGGCGGGGCTCCCGGGGACCGCGCGCACCTCGATCGGCACGCCGGCCGTGTGGCGGATGAACGCGCGGCGGGGATTGACGCGGGAGTCTGCCGCCGCGAGGCCGTCGGACACCGGATCTGCTCCTGCGGTGGGGGAGAAGGCGCTGCGACGGCGCGCGGAGAGGCAAGGCGCGGGCCGTCCACGCGCACCGGGCGCAACTCGTGCAAAGGCCCGGCTGTCGTCCCGCACGAGGCAGGCACCCGCGAGCACGCAGCCATGGACGCGAACTCCCCCCGCGACGAATCGGTCCTGGAGCCCCACGTCGACCCTTCGCGGCAGGCGGAGCCCGTGGAGCCCGGCGCGCCGCGGCCGGACCTGGCCAGGACCGGCGAGGCCATCGAGAGCCCGCGCGGCCGCTCGCTCGGCCTCACCACGCTCACCGTGCTCGCCCTGCTGTACACGCTCTACTTCGCGCGCCCCTTCCTCCTGCCGATCGTGGTGGCGCTCCTGCTCAGCTTCCTGTTCAGCCCGGTGGTGCGGGCGCTGGCGCGGCTGCACATCCGGCCGCCGCTCGGGGCCGGGCTGGTGGTCCTGGCGCTCCTGGGCGGGCTGGGGCTCGGCGTGTACGAGCTCGCGGGGCCGGTGCAGCACTGGGCCGCCGACGCGCCCGAGACGCTTTCCACGGCCCAGGGGAAGCTCCGCCGCCTGCTCCGCCCGATCGAGCGCGCCAGCCGCACCGCCGAGCAGGTGCAGGGCGCGGTGGGCGGGCCCGAGGAGGCGCCCGAGGTGGTGGTCCGGCAGCCGAGCCTGGTCTCGCGCGTGTTCGGCACCACGCAGCGGCTCGTGGCCGGGGTGCTCGAGGTGGTGATCCTCCTCTACTTCCTCCTGGCCGTGGGCGACCTGTTCCTGCAGAAGCTGATCAAGGTGCTCCCGAGCTTCCGCGACAAGCAGCTGGCGGTGGAGATCGCGCGGAAGACGGAGGCCTCCATCTCCACCTACCTCCTGACCGTGGCGGCCGTGAACGTGGGCGAGGGGCTGGTGGTGGCGCTGGCGATGTACCTGCTGGGGATGCCGAGCCCGCTGCTCTGGGGCGCGCTGGTGGTGCTGCTGGAGTTCATCCCCTACCTGGGGGCGCTCGTCATGACCGTGATCCTCACCGTGGCCGCCCTCACCGTGTTCGACAGCGTGGGCCGGGCGCTGCTGGTGCCGGGCGCGTTCCTGGCCATCAACCTGGTGCAGGGGAACTTCGTGAGCCCCATGCTCATGGGCCACCGCCTGTCGCTGAACCCGGTGGCGCTGCTGGTGGGGCTGGCCTTCTGGTTCTGGATCTGGGGGATCCCCGGCGCCTTCATCGCCGTGCCGCTCCTGGCCACCTTCAAGATCTTCTGCGACCACATCGAGTCGCTCGCGGCGGTGGGCGAGTTCCTGGGGATGCGCGACGAGGGCGAGCGGCGCGCGACCGTGCGCTCGTGACGGGCGACGCTCGTCTCACGAAAGCACGGAGGACACGGAGGACTCGCACCGCGAAGTCCTCCGTGTCCTCCCTAGTCGTACGCACGCGGCGGCAGGCCGCCCCCGGCGCGGAGCCGTCCTCAGGCGCCGTCGTCGTCCAGGTCCGGGGTCTCGTCCGACGCCTCGGGCGCGGAGTCCACGTCGCCCTCGCCCGCGTGCGCCCCCTCTTTGCGCAGCCTCTTCCGCTCGGCCTTCTCCTCCTGCTTGGCCTTGCGCTGCATCTCCTTCTGCCGCTTCTCGAAGCCGTAGTTCGGCTTTCTGGCCATGCTCCCTCCGTCTCTCGCGGGTGGTCCGCCCCGGCTCCCGGGAGCCGTGCCGGATCAGCCCCGTGAATGCAAAACCCCGCCGGCTTGCGGCCGTGGGGCACCTTCCTTCGCTCTGCCGCTTCCCCGGTCGTGCCCGGAGCTCGCGGAACTTCGTCGGGGCCGCCGGGCGGCGGGTCTGCCGACACGGGGCCCGGCCGGGAGCTCGACGGCCGAACCCCCGTCCGCCACGCGCTCCCGCGCCCGCTCCGAGGACGGCGAAGCCCGGCCGCGAGGCCGGGCTTCACCTCAGTTCGCCGTGCTCGGCCCGGGAGCGTCCTGTCCGCCGCGAGCGGCTTCCGCGCGGGCGGCGGCGCCGTCGCGCTCTCCCTGCTCACGCGACTGCCGGGTGTACTCGTCCTGGAAAGGGAAGAGGAGGCGCTCCCAGAGGCTGCGGGACTTGCCGTCGCGAGCGCGCTCGAACGCTTCCTTGTACACCAGCTTGTTGCCGCCCATGGTACCTCCCGGGCAATGAGGAATCTTTCCGGTGTCCTCCAATATAGCACGGCGCTGTCGCTTCCGCCCGCTTTCTGTTCCCGCGGTGCTCCTGCCACACGAGCGCGCCCGCCGTATCTTGTCGTTCTCCACCCGCGGCGATTCCTCTCCCAGCGCTCCCGGGCGATGCGCGCCTTCCGTCTCATCAACCTGCCGATGGCCGCGCTCTTCGTCTTCGCGGCGGCCGTGCAGTACAACGACCCCGACCCGCTGCGCTGGATGGCGCTCTACCTGGCGGCCGCCGCGGCGTGCGGGCTGGCCGCGGCCGGGCGCCTGCCGCGCTGGCTGCCCGCCGCCGTGGGCCTGGCCGCGCTCGCGTGGGCGGCCGCGCTGGCGCCGGGCGTGTGGGGCCGCGTGCGCCCGGGCGACCTCTTCGCGGAGTGGGAGATGGCGAACACCGCGGTCGAGGAGGCGCGGGAGACGGGCGGGCTGCTGATCGTCGCCGCGTGGATGCTGGTGCTGGCGGTCGTCCCGCGCGGATGGCGGCGCGCGGACTCCCCGGCGTGAGCGGCGTCCGGCGAGGCCGAATCGAGATCGTTGCTCCCTCCCGCGCCCGGACGCATCATGCATCGGCGCGTCCGCGGTCCCGCCCGCCGCGCCACGACGGCCGATCCTCCGCCTCCGCTTCCTCCACCGGGTCCTCCCGGTCCTCACCCCTGGAAACCGATCCAATGGCCGACACGCTCATCGTCGTCAGCGACCTGCACCTGGGGCGCGGCACCAACCAGGACGACTTCCGCCAGGAGACCGGCGCCTTCCGCGACGAGGAGTTCCTGGACTTCTGCCGGGGCGTGGCGGGCGAGGCGCGCGACTCCCGCGTGACGCTGGTGCTGAACGGCGACGTGATCGACTTCTGGGAGATCGCGGCCGACGAGGAGCTGGCGGGCGCCGACCCGGTGGCCGCGATCCGCGGGAACCTGGTGTTCCCCGCCGCGACGGCCGAGGCGCGGCGCAGGGCGACCGACTTCTGCGGGTGGCAGCTGGAGCAGGCGCTGGAGAAGCACCGCGGCTTCACGGCCGGCCTGCGCGAGGTGCTGGGGGAGGGCCGCGCTCGCGTGGTGTACCTCTTCGGCAACCACGACCACGCGATGGTGAACCCCGCGCTGCAGGACCACCTGCGCGAGCTGCTGGAGGACGGCGCGGGCGGCGGGCTGGCGGAGCCCGGGCGGCTGGACTTCGGCTTCTTCCACGAAGACCGGGAGCTGAAGGCCTACGTGGAGCACGGCAACCAGTTCGCCGGCGCCGAGTCGTCGTTCGCGGACCCGGAGGACTGGACGCGCGAGGCGCCGGGCTACTACCCGCTCCGCTTCGCGTGGAACCGCTACCAGGAGAAGTTCGACGTGGTGCAGCCCACCGTGGTCGACAAGCTGGGCTTCCTGGTGGGGCTCGTCCGCAGGCGGCTGGAGGGGAGGACGCGCTTCACCATGCAGTGCTTCATCGACTACTTCCGCGCCTGCGACGAGGGGCTGGTGCCGGAGATGGTGCGCAACTTCGAGATCGACGTCATCCACGGCTGCTGGGAGAGCGAGGGGAAGCCGGCGACCGTGGACGACTTCCTGGTGCAGAAGGCGGGCGAGGAGCTGGCGAAGCAGGGCGTCCCCGCGCTCGCGGAGCTGACGCCCGGGGCCGGCTTCGGGCCCGCGCCCCGGGCCCGGCGCGGCTGGCCGGGCGAGGACGTGCACCCGGCCGCCCGCTGGGACGGCTACACGGAGGGGCTGATCCGCCGCTTCACCCGCGACGCGGCGGCGCCGTTCCCGAAGCTCGACCGCGGCGCGCACGTCCGGACGTTCCTGGGCCACACCCACCAGCCGCGGATGCAGCCGCTCTTCCAGGACCAGGGGATCAGCGTGCAGCGCTACTTCAACGTGGGCACCTGGACGCGGGAGCTGCGGTTCGCGCACTTCGGCTTCGTGAAGGGGCGGGACCACGACGGCCAGCTGAAGGAGCTGCGGTAGAATCGGCGCGGCGGCGGGACCCTCTCCCTGGCGCCTGACGCGCCTGTCCCTCCCCCGAACTCCAGCGAACTCCAGGGGAGGGACTTCGGCGCGGCAGCGAGGAGGGTGGACGGATGAGCTTCGTGCGCCCGCCGGCGGTGGCCGGCACCTTCTATCCCGCCGAGCCGGCGGCGCTGCGGCGGACGGTCGCCGCGCTCCTGGCCGAGGCGCCTGCGGTCGGTCCCGCGCCGAAGGCGGTGGTGGCGCCGCACGCGGGCTACCCGTACTCCGGGCCGGTGGCGGCCTCGGCGTTCGCGCGGGCGGCGGCGGCGCGCGAGGTCGTCCGGCGCGTGGTGCTGCTGGGGCCGGCGCACCACGTCCCCTTCCGCGGCGTGGCGGCGAGCGGGGCGGCGGCCTTCGACACGCCGCTCGGGCGCGTGCGGGTGGACGCGGAGGGCGTGCGCGAGGCGCTCGGCGTGGCGGGCGTGCGGCTCTTCGACGCGGCGCACGCGCCGGAGCACTCGCTGGAGACGCACCTCCCCTTCCTCCAGGCCGTCCTGGGCGACTTCGCCGTCGTCCCGCTGGTGGTGGGCGACGCGGCGCCGGAGGAGGTGCGGCGGGTGCTGGACGCGCTCTGGGGCGGCGCGGAGACCTTCGTCAGCGTCAGCAGCGACCTGAGCCACTTCCTGGACTACGCCACGGCGCGGCGCGTGGACGCGGACACCTGCCGCGCGGTGGAGGCGCTCGAGGCCCAGGCGGTCGGGCCGGAGCGCGCGTGCGGACGCATCCCCCTCTGCGGCCTCCTCCTCGCCGCGCGCGGGCGGGGGATGCGCGTGGAGACGCTGGACCTGCGCAGCTCCGGCGACACGGCGGGCCCGGCGGACCGCGTGGTCGGCTACGGCGCGTGGGCGTTCTTCGAGCCGTGACCGGGTTGCGGAGCGGCGCCGGGCGGCCGACCTTGAAGGCCGGGCAGCGCCCGCATCCACCTTTCGACCCGGCGAGCCGCATGGACACCACCACCGCCCCGCCCCCGGTCCGGCAGCTGGCCCTCGGCGACCTGGAGCGCGAGATGAAGCAGACCCGCCGCGTGCTCGAGCGCGTCCCCGACGAGCACTGGGACTGGAAGCCGCACCAGAAGTCGATGAGCCTGGGTCACCTGGCGGCGCACGTGGCCAACCTGCCGCGCTGGCAGGCGACGGTGCTGGCGAGCGACTTCTTCGACGTGGCCACCGTCCCGCCGCCGGACTACGCCGCCGCGCCCAAAACCCGGGACGAGCTGCTGCGGCGGTTTGACGAGAACGCGGCCGCCATGCAGGCCGCGCTCGACGCCGCGGGCGACGAAGCGCTGCTGCGCACCTGGGAGCTGCGCCAGGGCGAGCACGTGATCACGAGCCTGTCTCGCGCGGCCGCCATCCGCACCCTGGGGATCAGCCACATCATCCACCACCGCGCCCAGCTCACCGTGTACCTGCGGCAGCTCGACGTGCCGGTGCCGGGGCTGTACGGGCCGTCGGCGGACGAGAGCTTCTGACGACGAGTGCGAGGTGCGAGGTGCGAAACCGCGTAAGTGCCTGTCACGTAAAGGCGGGCCGGACGGCGGGGCCGCCCCCGGCCTCGACCCGATCTCGAACCACCGCAGGGTGAGGCGGGGACGCATGCAGGAAGATCCTTCGTTCAGGGAGACGCCGCGCGGCACGCAGCCGGAGGCGCCGCGCGGGTGGGGGTCGCCGGAGGCGCCGCACGCTCCGCCGCTGGGGACGCCGTGGGGACAGCCGCTGCAGGGGCCGTACGGCGCGCGGCAGCCGTTCGCCCCCCGGCCCGACCTGGTGAGCCGCGACCTGGAGCACCTGCGGCTGCTCTCCATCTTCCACTACGTGCTGGCGGGGATCACGGCGCTCTTCGCCTGCTTCCCGCTGATCCACGTGGCGTTCGGGGTGGGGATGCTGCTCTCGCCGGACGTCTTCGCCGACGGCGACCCCGCGGCGGGGTTCATGGGGTGGATGTTCCTGGTGATGGGCGGCGCGTTCGTGCTGGGCGGCTGGGCGATGGCGTTCGCCACCTTCAAGGCCGGGCAGTACCTCAAGCGGCGCGAGCGCCACACCTTCTGCATGGTGGTGGCGGCGCTGATGTGCCTGAACGTGCCGCTCGGCACGGTGCTGGGCGTGTTCACGCTGGTGACGCTGACGCGCGACTCCGTCCGCGCGCTCTTCCCGGGCCCGGCGCGGCCCGCGGCCTGACCGACGCTTCCGCGGCGCCCGCCGCCCGCGCCCCGCGCGCGGGCGGCGGCTCCTCTTTCTCCCGGACCCGAGAGACGATGGCGACCAGGCTCGACAAGCCGCTCAAGCGCGACGTGGAGGTCGCGGGGACGACGTACACGTTGACGATCGACCCCGCGGGCCTCAAGCTGGTGAAGAAGGGGAAGCGCAAGGGGATCGACCTCTCCTGGGAGTCGATCGTGGGCGGCGACGCGGCGCTGGCCGCGGGGCTGCGCGCCTCGCTGGACGCCCCCGACTGAGCGGGTCCGCCCCCCGCGCGGCCGCCTGCCCCCACCTCCCTCCCCCGCCCAGGCGGGTCACCCCTCCAGCCGAGGAGGAAGCGATGATGCGCCCGCCGGCATGGAAGCTCTCGACCGCGGCCCCCGCCCTCCTGCTCGCCGCCTGCGCCTCCACGGGCTCCGGCGACCGGACGCCGCCGGCCGACCCGCCCGACGTCTCCGCCGGCAGCTGGGCCGCCGTGGACTCGGCGCAGGGCGTGGTGATGCTCCTGGCGTCGTCCACCCTGCGCGCGTCCGGCGACGGCCGGCACACCGTGTGGACCAAGAGCGTGTACCAGGGGACCGCCGCGCTGGCGGCGGCCGGAGAGCGGGCGCCGCTGCACGCGCTGCTGGTGCTGTGGGAGGTGGACTGCGCCCGGCGGCGCGCGCGGCAGGTGCGCAGCGAGGCGTTCAGCGCCACGGGCGCGCACCTGGACACCTCGCACGGCGCGGGGACGCCGGCCGGCGCCTGGGCCTCGCACTGGTTCCAGGTGGGGGCGAGCGCCGCGGCGCTGCGCGACGCCTGCGCCCTGGCGAGCGCCGCGCGCGCCGTCGCCGTGCGGACGTGACGGGCGAGGCGCCGATGGGCGGGGGCGTGCGGATCGTGGGGCTCGACCACGTGCAGGTCGCCATGCCGGCGGGGGGCGAGGCGGCGGCGCGCGCGTTCTACGGCGGGGTGCTGGGGATGCGCGAGGTGCCGAAGCCCGCGCCGCTCGGCGCGCGCGGCGGGTGCTGGTTCGAGGCGGCGGGCGTGGGCGTGCACCTGGGCGTGGAGGCCGGCTTCCGCCCCGCGGCGAAGGCGCACCCGGCGTTCCGCGTGGCCGACCTGGAGGCGTGCCGCGCCGCCCTGGCCGCCGCGGGCGCCACCGTGGTCCCCGACGACTCGCTGCCGGGCGTGCGCCGCCTCTACGCCTTCGACCCCTTCGGCAACCGGCTGGAGCTGATCCAGGCGGACGACGAGCTCCCGGCGGAGGGCGGCTCGGCCGAGGCCGGCTGAAGCCGCGACGCCGCGGCAACAACGGCGGAAAGCCTCGCCAACCTCGCGAGGCTTCCTCCACGCGAACCCTCGCGTGAGGGATGCGCGCCCGGAGGGCCGGGACACGGGCGCGCCGGGGGTTTGGCGCGAACGTGGCCCGGCGCGGTTGGGCAACGTGGTTTGTTGCCCTACCGCGCGCGCAGCCCGGCCCGGAGCGCAGCGGAGGGACACGCCCGAACCGCAGTGCGTTAGTGCTTAGTGCGTTAGTGCGTTAGTGGGCTCTCGCACCCTCGCATCCCACTAAAGCACTAAGGACTAAGCACTAAATCACTCGCACTTCGCACTTCGCACTTGAAAACCGCGGACGTGGTGGTGATCGGCGGCGGGGTGGTGGGCGCGAGCGTGGCCTGGCACCTGGCCGCGCGCGGGTGCTCCGACGTGCTGGTGCTGGAGCGCGCCGCGAAGCCGGGGCTCGGTAGCACGGGGCGGGCCACCGGCGGCTTCCGCGCGCAGTTCGGCTCGGAGGTCAACGTCCGCCTCTCGCTCCTGGCCCGCGAGAAGCTGCTGCGCTTCGGCGACGAGGTGGGCGCGGACCCGGGCTACCGCCCGCACGGCTACCTCTTCCTCGCCGACCGGCCGGAGACGCTGGAGCTCCTCCGCGCGCTCCAGGCGACGCAGCGGCGCGCCGGGCTGCACGAGGTGCGCTGCGTGGACGCGGCCGAGGCGCGCGAGATCAACCCCGCGGTCAGGGACGACGGGCTGCTGGGGGGCGTCTTCTGCCCCACGGACGGCTTCATCCGGCCGCTGCAGATCCTGCGCGGCTACGCGGCGGGCGCGCGGCGGCTGGGCGCGCGCTTCGAGCACGGCGCGGCGGTCGTGGGGATGCGCAGGGACGGGGACGGGCGGGTCGCCGCGGTGCGCACGCAGCGCGGAGAGGTGGCGGCGGGCGCGGTGGTGGACGCGGCGGGCGCCTGGGCGGGCGAGGTGGCGCGGATGGCGGGGGTGGACGTCCCCGTGCGCCCGCTGCGGCGGCAGGTGGCGCTCACGCGGCCGTTCGCTATCCTGCCGGAGGAGATGCCGCTCACCGTCTTCGTCGACTCGGGGCTCCAGCTGCGCGTGCGCGACGGCCGCGTGCTCCTGCTGTGGGGCGACGGCCCG
The Longimicrobium sp. genome window above contains:
- a CDS encoding DUF433 domain-containing protein, which translates into the protein MDYMQRIHLDPEIRSGKPVIKGTRITVYDILEYLASGMSHEEILADFPDLAAEDIRAALLFAADRERRLFSIP
- a CDS encoding PilZ domain-containing protein, with product MSDGLAAADSRVNPRRAFIRHTAGVPIEVRAVPGSPARTQQSVNVSVGGLSFTSDCDLEPGSTVGIRITEVEPPFEANARVVWSTPEGGRYCIGAQFLDSSDAFRARMVEQVCSIERYRKEVEEREGRVLTAQEAAAEWIGKYAGRFPTT
- a CDS encoding AI-2E family transporter, which encodes MDANSPRDESVLEPHVDPSRQAEPVEPGAPRPDLARTGEAIESPRGRSLGLTTLTVLALLYTLYFARPFLLPIVVALLLSFLFSPVVRALARLHIRPPLGAGLVVLALLGGLGLGVYELAGPVQHWAADAPETLSTAQGKLRRLLRPIERASRTAEQVQGAVGGPEEAPEVVVRQPSLVSRVFGTTQRLVAGVLEVVILLYFLLAVGDLFLQKLIKVLPSFRDKQLAVEIARKTEASISTYLLTVAAVNVGEGLVVALAMYLLGMPSPLLWGALVVLLEFIPYLGALVMTVILTVAALTVFDSVGRALLVPGAFLAINLVQGNFVSPMLMGHRLSLNPVALLVGLAFWFWIWGIPGAFIAVPLLATFKIFCDHIESLAAVGEFLGMRDEGERRATVRS
- a CDS encoding transmembrane 220 family protein; this translates as MRAFRLINLPMAALFVFAAAVQYNDPDPLRWMALYLAAAAACGLAAAGRLPRWLPAAVGLAALAWAAALAPGVWGRVRPGDLFAEWEMANTAVEEARETGGLLIVAAWMLVLAVVPRGWRRADSPA
- the amrB gene encoding AmmeMemoRadiSam system protein B codes for the protein MSFVRPPAVAGTFYPAEPAALRRTVAALLAEAPAVGPAPKAVVAPHAGYPYSGPVAASAFARAAAAREVVRRVVLLGPAHHVPFRGVAASGAAAFDTPLGRVRVDAEGVREALGVAGVRLFDAAHAPEHSLETHLPFLQAVLGDFAVVPLVVGDAAPEEVRRVLDALWGGAETFVSVSSDLSHFLDYATARRVDADTCRAVEALEAQAVGPERACGRIPLCGLLLAARGRGMRVETLDLRSSGDTAGPADRVVGYGAWAFFEP
- a CDS encoding DinB family protein, whose protein sequence is MDTTTAPPPVRQLALGDLEREMKQTRRVLERVPDEHWDWKPHQKSMSLGHLAAHVANLPRWQATVLASDFFDVATVPPPDYAAAPKTRDELLRRFDENAAAMQAALDAAGDEALLRTWELRQGEHVITSLSRAAAIRTLGISHIIHHRAQLTVYLRQLDVPVPGLYGPSADESF
- a CDS encoding VOC family protein produces the protein MTGEAPMGGGVRIVGLDHVQVAMPAGGEAAARAFYGGVLGMREVPKPAPLGARGGCWFEAAGVGVHLGVEAGFRPAAKAHPAFRVADLEACRAALAAAGATVVPDDSLPGVRRLYAFDPFGNRLELIQADDELPAEGGSAEAG
- a CDS encoding FAD-dependent oxidoreductase, translated to MKTADVVVIGGGVVGASVAWHLAARGCSDVLVLERAAKPGLGSTGRATGGFRAQFGSEVNVRLSLLAREKLLRFGDEVGADPGYRPHGYLFLADRPETLELLRALQATQRRAGLHEVRCVDAAEAREINPAVRDDGLLGGVFCPTDGFIRPLQILRGYAAGARRLGARFEHGAAVVGMRRDGDGRVAAVRTQRGEVAAGAVVDAAGAWAGEVARMAGVDVPVRPLRRQVALTRPFAILPEEMPLTVFVDSGLQLRVRDGRVLLLWGDGPPTADPFDTTFDPGWLPTVLRHAHRDVPCLREAGIDPEECWAGLYEMSPDRHALLGRAPGVENLFLANGSSGHGVMHSPALGHLLAEIILDGRATTLDVHALRPERFAEGRPIEATEIL